One candidate division KSB1 bacterium genomic window carries:
- a CDS encoding polysaccharide deacetylase family protein — protein DAGAMSRAQPGAGRIARVLTYHAVQPSLDLGVTWVTPHQFRQQAGLLARLGFRGVRVGDLLQEEGADWVALTFDDGYLSVHRWAFPVLQEMGWTGTIFPVVDFIGKDNRWEGNLFGLRFPHVDWTHLREMVDAGWEIGSHGLRHAYLPWADPTTLRKEIYESKRKLEDRLGIAVRTFCAPYGRADERVIQVAMEAGYEVICLLNGRRAGFAVRSGRAWILYRWAVYRMDSCRGVAGKVLSSRRGRAPRTFIQAIVCGANLGGVLVQIGREKGLAILDRFAKIVRGTAG, from the coding sequence GATGCGGGAGCAATGAGCCGAGCGCAACCAGGGGCGGGGCGAATCGCACGAGTACTGACGTATCATGCTGTACAACCAAGCCTGGATCTGGGGGTCACCTGGGTGACCCCCCATCAGTTCCGCCAGCAGGCGGGTCTGCTGGCCCGGCTCGGCTTCCGGGGTGTGCGGGTGGGGGATCTCTTGCAGGAGGAGGGCGCAGATTGGGTGGCCCTCACCTTTGACGACGGCTATCTGTCGGTCCACCGGTGGGCCTTCCCAGTGCTTCAGGAGATGGGGTGGACGGGGACCATCTTCCCGGTTGTCGACTTCATTGGCAAGGATAACCGCTGGGAAGGGAACCTCTTTGGGCTCCGCTTTCCACACGTAGACTGGACCCATTTGCGTGAGATGGTCGACGCGGGATGGGAGATCGGGTCGCACGGCCTGCGCCATGCGTATCTGCCATGGGCCGACCCGACTACCCTGCGCAAGGAAATCTACGAGTCCAAGCGGAAGCTCGAAGATCGATTGGGGATCGCCGTCCGCACCTTCTGCGCCCCCTACGGGCGTGCGGATGAGCGTGTCATTCAAGTGGCGATGGAGGCCGGCTATGAAGTGATTTGTCTCCTCAACGGGCGGCGGGCGGGTTTCGCTGTTCGTTCGGGCCGCGCTTGGATTCTGTATCGGTGGGCGGTCTATCGGATGGACTCTTGCCGCGGGGTGGCGGGGAAGGTCCTGAGCAGCCGGCGGGGACGCGCGCCCCGAACGTTCATCCAGGCCATTGTATGCGGGGCGAACCTCGGTGGGGTCCTTGTCCAGATCGGCCGGGAGAAAGGGCTTGCGATTTTGGATCGATTTGCTAAAATAGTGCGCGGTACGGCTGGGTGA
- a CDS encoding MerR family transcriptional regulator, protein MNGIPIKKLYYSIGEVSQLTSLEPYVLRYWETEFPELRPKKGKAGNRLYTLEDIRLVFLIKRLLYVDKYTIEGARQRLKKMRGSQQLELSLEELRRDDLLYEVKKTLEEILHKLEES, encoded by the coding sequence ATGAACGGCATTCCCATTAAGAAGCTGTACTACTCGATTGGGGAAGTCAGCCAGCTAACCTCGCTTGAGCCGTATGTCCTCAGGTACTGGGAGACCGAGTTTCCGGAACTAAGACCGAAGAAAGGAAAGGCAGGAAACCGGCTCTACACGCTAGAGGATATTCGCCTGGTGTTTCTGATTAAGAGGCTGTTGTACGTGGATAAGTATACCATTGAGGGGGCGAGGCAGCGCCTGAAAAAAATGAGGGGGAGTCAGCAGCTGGAGCTTTCCCTCGAGGAACTGCGCCGGGATGACCTGCTGTACGAGGTGAAGAAGACCTTAGAGGAGATTCTGCACAAGCTCGAAGAGAGTTAG